The region TCTTACTTTTTCAGCTACAGGCTATCAATCGAGAACAATTAGTGTTACTGCAACTGATGGACATGCTGTAATAAAAAATGTGAAATTAATGCCATCTTCTCCTCTAAGTCCAGTTGCCGGGTATACATATGCTGTAACTACCAATACCGTTAATTTTACTAATTCATCAACAAATGCGTTAACCTATTCGTGGAATTTTGGTGATGGTGGTACAAGCACAACAGTAAGCCCCTCGCATACTTATTCTTCAACAGGTACATATACTGTTCAGTTAACAGCATACAATGGGTGTGGCGGATCAAATACAACTTCAAAACAGGTAACTATAACTACTGTCGGAATAAATGAAGTTTCTGAATTGAACTCATTTAAAGTATTTCCAAATCCAGGTAATGGCGTGTTAAATTTAACTTTTGGCGATAATAGTTTTACAGGAAATATAGAAGTGATAAATAATATTGGTGAACAAATTTTTAAAATAAATATTTCAAACGAAAAGTCAGTTCAACTGAATTTATCTGATGTAAAGGATGGATTATATTTTCTGAGAATATCGGATAATGAAAATGTATCATATAAAAAGTTTATCATCTCAAATCAATAGTTTTCTTTAAGATTTATTGAAAAAAGTATATCATAAAAAAACCCGCATCATCTGCGGGTTTTTTTAGTTGTTATTTTTTCTGAAGATCTGCAAATACTTTTGAAATGTTTATCATTCCTTGTGATGAGTAAATACCTGAGTCCAGTTTTTTCTTGATTTCCGAGAAAGCGTTAAGGGTATAATTAACATCATCCATAGTATGAACGGCTGTAGGAATAATACGAAGTATGATCATGCCTTTTGGAATTACAGGATAAATTACTACAGAACAGAAAATGTTGAAATTTTCACGAAGGTCGAATGCTAACTGCGTAGCTTCAGAAACGCCACCTTTAAGATTTACAGGAGTAACAGGCGATTGTGTTTTCCCAATATCGAAGCCTCTTTCCTTATATCCATTTTGAAGTGCATTTACAATTTTCCAAAGATCTGCTCTGAGTTCAGGCATAGTGCGAATCATATCGAGACGTTTCAGTGAACCCATAACCATAGGCATTGGCAATGATTTTGCATAAATCTGCGAGCGTAAATTGAAACGTAAATATTTTACGATTTCTTTTCTACTTGCAACAAATCCACCTATACCTGCCATCGATTTAGCAAAAGTTGCAAAGTAAATATCTATCTCATCCTGGCATCCGAAATGTTGACCGGTTCCACCGCCTGTTTTTCCCATAGTGCCGAAACCATGAGCATCATCAACCAATAAACGGAATTGATATTTCTTTTTCAGTTGAACGATTTCATCAATTTTTCCAAGGTCGCCTACCATTCCGTAAACACCTTCTGTTATTACAAGAATGCCACCACCGGTTTCTTTAACTACGTTGGTAGCATGCTGTAATTGTTTTTCACAACTTTCAATATCGTTATGCTTGTAAACAAAACGTTTTCCGATGTGCAAACGCATACCATCAATGATACATGCATGAGCATCTGAATCGTAAACAATAACGTCTTTCCTGTCTACCAGGCTGTCAATTATTGAAACCATACCCGGGTAGCCGTAGTTCAGAAGGTATGAGTCTTCTTTGCTTACAAATGCTGCGAGTTCTTTTTCAAGTTGTTCATGATATTTGGTTTGTCCCGACATTATGCGTGCACCCATAGGAGCTGCGAGTCCCCATTCTTTTGCTGCATCAGCATCAGCTTTTCTTACATCAGGATGATTAGCCAATCCCAGGTAATTATTCAAACTCCAAACGAGTCGTTCCTTACCCATAAATTTCATGTGAGGACCGATTTCACCTTCCAGCTTGGGAAACATGAAATATCCATCAGCTTGTTCTGACCACATTCCCAATGGGCCAGGTTTTTGCGCTACTTTTTCAAAAATATCCACAATATATAATTTTAATGTTTTCCGACTGCAAAACTATAAAGAATTTCAGAATTCTCTATATAAGATTTACATATTCTTATTAACTTCTTATAAACTACCTGTGTTTGGTGCATCTTATGCAGATTCAATTAAAATAGGTAACTTTACAACCCTAAATAAAAATCTGTTAAATGAGAACAAAAAACTATTTAATTCTTTCTTTCATTTTGGCTGTGGTTGTTGTTTTATCTTCTTCATGCAGCTCAACTTCAGGAATATCAATGGAAGTGTTAATACCTGCGCAGATAAACCTTCCAAAGCATATTAAAAAGGTTGCAGTAATCAATCGTTCACTTCCTGCTAAAGGTGAGTGGGTATCGAATGTTCTTGAAGGATTTATTTCAGGCGAATCAATAAAAGCTGATAAAGATGCTTCGAATAATTGTGTTCAGAGTTTGGTAAACCAGTTGAACAGCAGCCCTCTGTTAACTGCAGTTCTGGTTACCGGAACTAAATTAAAAGGAACAGGAACTCGTGAATGGCCTGTTGCCTTTGCGTGGACGACTGTAGATTCAATATGCAAAGCAACTGGTTCGGATGCATTGATAGCATTGGAAACATTTGATTCGGATATAAAATTTAATACAGGTAAAAACCAGGTAAAGACAAAAATAAATGATAAAGACACAACAGTCATTGAATTTTTTACTGACTTAAAAGTCAATGTTAATGCAGGCTGGCGTATATATGATAATCTGAATAAAACAGAAGTTGACCAAAATTCTTTTATGGATGAAAAAGGTTGGAGTACAAAAGGCAACACACCTGATGAGGCCATGAAGAAACTTCCTGCAAAACGTGATGCGATTAATGGAGCTGGCTTGTATGCCGGTGCGCAGTATGGTGTGCGTATTTCTCCAACATGGGTTAATGTTCATAGAAGTTATTTTACAAAAGGAAAAAAACAGGATGGTTTTAAACAAGCAAAGAAATTTGTGAAAATTCAAAAGTGGGATGATGCAAAAAATATATGGACTAACATCACAAAAACGGAAAATTCAAAAAATGTTGGTCGCGCATATTATAACCTTGCAGTAGCTTCAGAAGTTGATGGTGACCTGGAAACCGCATATGCCAACGCAAAGAAAGCTTTTGAAGTATACGGAAATAAACCGGCACGTATGTATATGAATATTCTGAACGTTCGTATTAATGACCAGGTGAAACTTAAAGAACAAATGGGGAATGAGTAATTCAGAATTCAGAAGTCAGAATTCAGAAGTGAGAATGTAGAATGAAATTTTTAAAATTGGAAAATACATTTGGCAGTTTTCAATTCACAGTTCTCAATAAAAATGATAATGAATACAATGTGTGCTCCTAATAAACATGAATTACAATTAATGACTATGAAAGTCAGCGACCCGTTCCGTAACTAAGGTCGGGAAGCGTAATGACAATTTATTATAACAGTCAAATAACGTTGATAATTTTTTATCTGTGAAAATGATTGTATGCCGTGGTGAAATAAACTTTTTTTATATTTTTGCTTTTAATCACTAAAAACTAAATCACTAATAATATGGGAAAAACGTATGCAGAAAAAATACTAGGTGCTGAAACAGGCGCTATAGTATTTAAAAAACCGGATATTGTTTTATCGCACGATAATACAGCGAGTATTAATGCAACCTTCGCGAAAATGGGCGGTGACAAGGTAAAGTACCCCGATCAGATTTTGATTGTACTCGACCATAATGCACCTCCAACAAATGCCAAGCTCGCAAACGATTACCAGAAAACCCGCGACATTGTTGCAAAGCAAGGCATCACGAAATTTCATGATGTGGGTAAAGGTATCTGTCATCAAATTGTTTCTTATTATGCAAAGCCTAATATGATTATTGTTGGAAGCGACAGTCACTCTTGTACTGCAGGTGCTTTTAATGCATTTGCTGCCGGTATTGACAGGACTGAAACTGCCGGTTTGTGGAAACAAGGTGAAACATGGTTCCGCGTTCCCGGATCAGTGAAGATTACGTTAAAAGGAAAAATGCAGGATGGCGTTTACGCGAAAGACCTTGCACTGTGGATTATTGGAATGATAGGCTCAAGCGGCGCTGATTACATGTCGATAGAATATCATGGCGATGGTGTGAAAACATTATCGATTTCTGATAGAATGACCATTGCTAATCTTGCATCTGAAATGGGTGCCAAGAATGCCGTATTTCCTGCCGATGAAGTATTGGAAAAATTCCTTGGCGAAAAAGTAAAAGGTACATGGGCTGATGCCGATGCAAAATATTTTAAAGAAATTGAAATTAATTTAGGTGATATTTTCCCCGTTGTTTCTGCTCCGCATAATGTGGATAATGTAAAATCAGTTTCCGAAGTTCAGGGACTTGCCATTCAGCAGGCACTGATAGGAACCTGTACCAACGGGCGTTTCGAGGATTTGCGTATAGCTGCAAAAATTCTCGAAGGCAAACAGGTTGCTAAAAATGTTCAGTTGCTTATTATTCCTGCTTCGAAGGAAATATATATGAAAGCAATGGAAGAAGGATTGATAACAATTTTCTTGAAAGCTAATGCAAGCATCCTTGCACCTTCGTGTGGACCTTGTTTAGGCACAGGACAAGGAATTCCGGCCGATGGTTACAATGTAATTTCTACAGCAAATAGAAATTTCCTTGGTCGTATGGGAAATGAAAAAGCAAATATTTATCTGGCTTCTCCTGCAACTGTTGCATGGTCGGCAATCAATGGCTGTATCAGCGATCCGAGAGGGAAGAAGGCAAATGATAAATTTCCGTTTGAAATTCCGCAAAGCAAAACTGTTTCCATTAAACAAGGCGAAGACCGCTACAGTGAACTTACCTGGAACTATGCCGATGTTGACAACCTCAACACCGACCAGATGTTTGCCGGAAATCTCACTTACAACGTAAATAGTTCCGAAGCAGAAAAAATAATGCCTCACTTATTCAAAGGTTTTGATGATACGTTCTCAGAACGAGTAAAACCGGGCGATGTGTTGATTGCCGGAGCAAACTTTGGTTGTGGCAGTTCGCGCGAGCATCCTTCTGTAGGGCTTGCGTTTGCCGGTGTTAAAGCCGTTATCTGTAAATCGGTGAACCGAATTTTTTATCGTTCATCGGTTAACCAGGGCTTGCCTATACTTGTAGTTCCTGAAGCTGTGAGCGCATACAAGCAGGGTGATAAAGTGAATGTTGATTTTGCAAAAGGGGAAATTACCATTGCCGGAAAAATATTTAAGTTCGCTCCATTACCCGAAAAACTGATGGCAATATTTGATGCAAAAGGTTTGGTGAACTATGTGAAGAATGTGAAATAGGTTGACAAGTTAACAAGTTGACAAGGCATAAGGAAAAAGGCAAAAGGCAAAAGTGAATCGCTGAGGCGAAGTGAAAAGAATCTTATTAGTTATCTTTACTCAATTCTCATCACTCGATATTCGGAGCGTGAAATGTTTTGTTTGGCAATCTGCCATCTTATGGTTTTTTTATTTGTAAATTAAAGAATATTTGTTTATTTTTGTTATACAATTTTCGAACAAGTTTTATGAAAGTTAGTGAAGTAATAAAATTGATTGAAAGCGATGGATGGTTTTGTGTCCGAATGAAAGGAAGCCACAGGCAATACAAACACAAAACAAAAAAAGGACTTGTTACTGTAGCTTTACATAAAATGAGTGATGAAATAGCAAAAGGAACCTTAAACAGTATTTTAAAACAGGCACAATTAAAAGAGGAGAAAGACTAATGGTAAAATATTTAATAATATTCGAGAAAACTGGAACTGGCTATAGTGCTTATGTCCCAGATTTACCCGGTTGTATTTCAACTGGCAAAACAAAAGCAATTGCAGAGAAAAATATATTATCTGCTATTCGTTTTCATCTTCAGGGAATGAAAGAAGAAAAAATTAAATTTCCGATTTTTCGTACTGATGCTGAAACTTTTGTCTTTGCAGTATAATTTATTAATTAAATACAAATAAAATAATAATATACTCCATTCTCACAACTAATAACTAAATAACTCATAACTACGAACTAAAAGGTGGGGCAGAGGCTTCGCCTTTTTT is a window of Bacteroidales bacterium DNA encoding:
- a CDS encoding aconitase/3-isopropylmalate dehydratase large subunit family protein, which translates into the protein MGKTYAEKILGAETGAIVFKKPDIVLSHDNTASINATFAKMGGDKVKYPDQILIVLDHNAPPTNAKLANDYQKTRDIVAKQGITKFHDVGKGICHQIVSYYAKPNMIIVGSDSHSCTAGAFNAFAAGIDRTETAGLWKQGETWFRVPGSVKITLKGKMQDGVYAKDLALWIIGMIGSSGADYMSIEYHGDGVKTLSISDRMTIANLASEMGAKNAVFPADEVLEKFLGEKVKGTWADADAKYFKEIEINLGDIFPVVSAPHNVDNVKSVSEVQGLAIQQALIGTCTNGRFEDLRIAAKILEGKQVAKNVQLLIIPASKEIYMKAMEEGLITIFLKANASILAPSCGPCLGTGQGIPADGYNVISTANRNFLGRMGNEKANIYLASPATVAWSAINGCISDPRGKKANDKFPFEIPQSKTVSIKQGEDRYSELTWNYADVDNLNTDQMFAGNLTYNVNSSEAEKIMPHLFKGFDDTFSERVKPGDVLIAGANFGCGSSREHPSVGLAFAGVKAVICKSVNRIFYRSSVNQGLPILVVPEAVSAYKQGDKVNVDFAKGEITIAGKIFKFAPLPEKLMAIFDAKGLVNYVKNVK
- a CDS encoding type II toxin-antitoxin system HicA family toxin, whose translation is MKVSEVIKLIESDGWFCVRMKGSHRQYKHKTKKGLVTVALHKMSDEIAKGTLNSILKQAQLKEEKD
- a CDS encoding DUF6340 family protein; its protein translation is MRTKNYLILSFILAVVVVLSSSCSSTSGISMEVLIPAQINLPKHIKKVAVINRSLPAKGEWVSNVLEGFISGESIKADKDASNNCVQSLVNQLNSSPLLTAVLVTGTKLKGTGTREWPVAFAWTTVDSICKATGSDALIALETFDSDIKFNTGKNQVKTKINDKDTTVIEFFTDLKVNVNAGWRIYDNLNKTEVDQNSFMDEKGWSTKGNTPDEAMKKLPAKRDAINGAGLYAGAQYGVRISPTWVNVHRSYFTKGKKQDGFKQAKKFVKIQKWDDAKNIWTNITKTENSKNVGRAYYNLAVASEVDGDLETAYANAKKAFEVYGNKPARMYMNILNVRINDQVKLKEQMGNE
- a CDS encoding aminotransferase class I/II-fold pyridoxal phosphate-dependent enzyme; the encoded protein is MVDIFEKVAQKPGPLGMWSEQADGYFMFPKLEGEIGPHMKFMGKERLVWSLNNYLGLANHPDVRKADADAAKEWGLAAPMGARIMSGQTKYHEQLEKELAAFVSKEDSYLLNYGYPGMVSIIDSLVDRKDVIVYDSDAHACIIDGMRLHIGKRFVYKHNDIESCEKQLQHATNVVKETGGGILVITEGVYGMVGDLGKIDEIVQLKKKYQFRLLVDDAHGFGTMGKTGGGTGQHFGCQDEIDIYFATFAKSMAGIGGFVASRKEIVKYLRFNLRSQIYAKSLPMPMVMGSLKRLDMIRTMPELRADLWKIVNALQNGYKERGFDIGKTQSPVTPVNLKGGVSEATQLAFDLRENFNIFCSVVIYPVIPKGMIILRIIPTAVHTMDDVNYTLNAFSEIKKKLDSGIYSSQGMINISKVFADLQKK
- a CDS encoding type II toxin-antitoxin system HicB family antitoxin — encoded protein: MVKYLIIFEKTGTGYSAYVPDLPGCISTGKTKAIAEKNILSAIRFHLQGMKEEKIKFPIFRTDAETFVFAV